Within the Miscanthus floridulus cultivar M001 chromosome 2, ASM1932011v1, whole genome shotgun sequence genome, the region AAGTCCATGAGCAGTCGCACTCGGtcgttgccctcctctgcttgcACCGCACACCGTAGATTGTGATGTATGCTTCCACAGTCCATGACAAGAATGACACGTGCGTTGCTGCCTTTGGTATTTTCGCTGTTTCAACCACTAATTGTTCCATGTGATGTGAGTTCGACCTGCCTCTGTCTGTAGAGTTGTATTATCGGACAAAGACATGCCAAGCTACCGTATCAAAAGTTCATACGTCTGTCTTATGTCTGTCATATACTAGTACGAAATGAAGTTTTTCTTTTCAATAAGGAGTACGAAATGAAATTAACAGCCGGATAAGCTGCTGCAGCTGCTAGTAAACAAACCGTTGGGATTATCCAACCAAAGAAAATGTAGGAGTAGGATGATGCAATCAATCATCAGAATCTGTAGGCCTAAACAAGAAGTTAGCGGTAGACGGAGTCATGGAGCCAGCAGCTACTGCACACAGTCAGTCACACATGCATGTACCTGGGCCGCCACAGAGGCACGGCATTGGTAGGAAGGAATAGTGGCGAGAGGAACGCTTGTACCAGTCTGATCATCTGATGACACGGACACTTGAACACCATTCCAGGGGGCGAGCCTGTGAATGTTCATCATCACCTGCTGGCTGTGGGCTGTGGCTGCTGCAAAATCGTCCCAGGCTGTGAGGCTGCAACACCAATTCCATTAAATTTCGCCATCCACTAGCGTTGTCACTGTGCCGCGCGTTTAAGGCCTTGTTAAAGTTTGTAGGTCACATCGGGTGCATACGGGCGTGTTGCACGGatattcggatattaataaaaataaattatagaatctatTATTAATCCACGAAACgaatttattaaatctaattaattcGTCACTAGCTTatgtactgtagcacaacattatcaaaGGGCCTGAATGCCACGGCAGTGGCAACAAGATGacaagcgcaaggaagccatcgGGAAGAGACAACGGCAAGCGACGGGAGGGAAAGAGAGCAGAAAGAACTGAGACGAGGAAGTGCAAAGCAGCTCACTTGTAGGAGTCGAGTACTCCTAACTTCGTACCGAGCTAAAAGAAACAAAAGAACAGCAAGAACTGACAGTGGAAGATACGACTGGAGTAGCTGCTAATCGAACCTGGCATCTACTGTTTTCCACTTCCGATCCCTCCTCCTTTGCCCAAAATCACAGCGCTTGGGGTTCAACTACTACTTGCTATCCAAGTGTGTTACAGGATCGGCGAGCTACTCGGATTCCTCTCCCACGGCGTCGCCTGGGCGCCACGTCCGGCGCCGAACGTCTCGGCGGCGCCAGCCCCGGTCCCGGCCATGCCGATGGGCTGGATGAACGCGGGGAGACCTCTGCCTGCCGGCGCGCCCGTCGGGCTCATTCCGAGCCCCAGGAAGTCCAGTGTAGCCGGCTTCCCGCTGAACAGAGACGACTGCCCCATCATGAGCTCCGGTAGGCACACCTGAGCCCCGGTGGAGTCGTATGGCAGCCCGAGACCGAGCCCAGCCGACAGCCCTGGCGCCGGCTCCGGCTCTAGCCGCGGCGGCCATTGCTGCAGCGAGGTGTCCGGGAGTGACACTTGCATGGCTGCTTCCTGGTGGTGCTGCTGGCCTGACGACGATGCCCCCGGAGATGACGATACGTCCAGGCCCAGACCGCGGAGGAACGAGGAGCTCGACGAGGTGGCGCCCATCTGCGCGGCCTTCTGTAGCAACGCGGTGGCGGACATGTGCGGGGACGGGGACGgagacggaggcggcggcggcgcgaactGCTGTCGCTCGGCGGATACGGGTGCCGAGAAGATCGACGACGATGCGTCCGTGGCGAGGCACAGCGACGGGGGCTTGGCGGGCAGGGCGCGCTCCGGGCGGCCAACCCCGCCGACGAGGTTCTGGAACTGTGGCGCTGAGGCCATCGACGACGGTGCGAACATACCACCGAGCAGGCTCTGAGACGTCCCCgcgacgctgctgctgctgccggcgcTAACATTGGCGGCGCTCACCGAAGTTTGCGAAAGCACCGGCAcctgcggcggtggcggtggcgcgaACTGAACGGGCTCAGTGGCATTGGTCTCCGGTTCTGCATGCATTGCATCGAAGCATTAGCAAATGAGGAGCAAGGATTAGATTCAAACCAGATTGATTAGTGTAAAGCGCTAAAAGCTTGGCAGATGCAGAAAGCAACGCATGATGGCATCTTTTTCATGTGTTCGTGGGCGCACTTTTATCATCGGATTTCAATGCTCTCAGAAGCTCAGAAAGGCGTTGTGGATGTCGTAATCAGGAGCAACTTTGCATGATCCCAGAACGGAGCCAGGAACAATCCAGCAACGCAGTCCAAAAATATTTAATCGCCGTCATCCGATCTCACTCGTGTGAAACTACTCTGAGAAACGGGCGTAATCGAGTATGAGCCGTACTTTTTTCGGCGAACTTAGCTCTCCCAGATCCTGACAAAAACCATCAACAGAGAGAATTCCCCTCGCATCTCCCCGACAATCTTACTGACATTCCAAGGCCACACATGCAAGATGCATCGAACCCGTACTAACTGTACAGTCGAATTTGACCGCAGCAAGATGATAAGCATTGATGTGGACTGACCATTACGTTGCTCCGCATGATGCGGCGCGGGCGGGGGAGGTTGCTGCCTCAGTGGcgccggcgggggcgggggagggggCGCCGGTGGCGGAACCACGGCGGCTGCCGAGCTCCCATCCTCCGCGGGAGGCGCCTCCGCCCGCGCCTTGGCGCTCTCCTCGGCGAGCGCGTCGCAGAAGGCGCGGTGGGTGATGAAGCTGTCCCTCCTGCAAACGTGCGCACGGCGAAACACAAGTGAGTCAACGGAATTGGATTGGAGGCACGAGCAATTCATGAGGGAGAGGGGACTGGATGAGAGTAGCAAGAGCAACCAGTCGGAGGACGGACCGGGAGAAGAGGGTGCCGCAATCGCAGCGGTACTCGCGGGAGCCGCAGGTCTTGACGTGCGCCTTCCAGTCCGACTGCACGGCGTACTTCTTGGAGCACTTGTCGCACTTCCACTTCTTCTCGCCGTGCTTGCGGCAGAAGTGCTTCTTGATCCCGGTGAGGTCGCCGAGCGCGCGCGACGGGTCGTGGTGCACGCAGCTGGGCTCCGGGCACACGTACACCCGCTTCCGGACCTCCTTGCCGCTCCGCTGCCGCAGCTTCCACGGGAGGTTGTGGCCCCGCCGGTGAAGCTGCAGGTTCTGGTCCCGCTGGAACCCCTTCTTGCAGATCTCGCACACGAACCGGTTCGTCGCCAGCAGCGTCTTGGGCGACAGCGCGATCACCTCCGCGTCAGGATCTGCACCACCACCACGGCGCCGTCGCCATCGATCACGACAAAGAGCTATCCCCGTGccggcacgcacgcacgcacctcGGACCACTAATAGACGACTACTACTAATAAACAGAAGAAGAAAAATCAATCACCTGGCATGCCGGGGAGGGCACGCTTCTTCTTGGCGGGCGGGCCGGGCGGCGGCAGCTGCGCGGCCCCGCCGGAAGACGACACGGCCGTCGTgggcgtcgcctccacctccaTACCGGAATCTTCGCTTTCGCAGAAAGGTCCGAGGGCGAGAGGCGGAGAGCGCTACTAGAGGAAAGTCCACGAACCGAGCTGCCGCGGGCATAAAAGCACGCGCCTTTTGAAGGGGCGGAGCGACGGCGCGGAGGTCGAGCTACCGGTCGCGGCCACGACGGGACGGGAACCACCGGTCGCCGGTTTGTTCGCTCCGCCTTGCTGCTTGTGAGGGAAGCTAGCTAGAGGCCGCTGACGAGGCGAGAGGAAGGGTGGGAGCAGTCGCAGAAGCCGCTAAAAAGGACGGGGGATAAGCGAAGGGAAGCCATGACTCGCAAGAGCGGTGCATTAACTAGGGGAGGTGAGCGCACCGGGACGGTGAGCGTGGCGTGGAGGCATCGCCGTCGTACACGTGGGCGCAGGCGGCGGAGGCGATGGGCATCTCGCTAGTGGAAGTGGAGTCAAGCGGGGCGCAGACTCCGGCACGGGCTTTGTCGTGTAGCGAGGGTCTAATATTCTTCGGCTGTTTGCGATTTTCTGCTTAGGGAGGGTTGTTTTGGGCAGCAGGAAAGGTTGGCGGTCAGCACTGTTTACAGAGAGTGATCAAGCGGATGTCACCTTCGGCTTTGATTGCGCTGCTTATAGTGGAATTCTCAAGTTTCTGATAAAATTTTATGCACGCTCAACTAATAAAGCAACCTGACCTCCTTTCCACCTCGTGTCCATGTGCGATTCTGCATTTTGGTGAAAGAGCATGGTCCGGTCGTTTATGGCCACACTTGGGAAATGCTTGTGGTGGGTTTGGGATATTTGTATCTGTATAATACTGGATTCAAGCGTGGTGAGGTCAGAGCTCCTACATGCAAAATGTCCTTTGGCAAGCTCGTATTTAGGATTTTTTTTTCGAAACTTTCAGCAAGCTTTACTGTTTCAACAGAATGGATACATCGTTTACAAGCAAATGCAGGATAGATGACGGGGATCATCAACACAGACCTGAGAACTTGCCTAGCTAATTCATGAGCAACTAAATTACAAATTCTATTATTTTTTTCGCTAATAAAGCTCGTATCTAGGATTTTATGGCACATCATGAGGCCCCATATATCTTGACaaataaaataacaaaaatatcacTAGACAAGAGGACATGAAAAGTAAAATTAACAAGAACACACTGGCTGACCGGCAGCAGCAAGGAGGGGACTCGTCGTAGCAAGAGCTCCTTGTCCTGTCGGTAGTCGTGATCTTGCATGCAGTGTGGGTCGAGTAACGGTCGATGTTGATGCAATGCCAGGTGCGTTGGATCGTTGTGTGAGAGACAAGTGACGACGGACTCGAAACTCAGAAGTCACAATGAACTCAGAAGTCGGAACATCGTATGTGATCACAAGTTTGTTGGACGCTTGAGTGGTTATTTATATGGGTTCTGGCGAGAAACTAAAAAGGCAAAAAGTAACCAACACATAGAATAATTAGATTTAGTGATTAATTACTGAATAGAGCCCTTACTTTTTGGGGTCCAGCGTGGTTGCTCCTGTTGCGCCACCCAATGTACGGCCCGGTTGCTTAAGACCCTCTTTGGTCTCCAAGTTCATTTTCTTTTGGTATATGCATTATAGCTTTACTTTATGGTGCTATAGCAAAAGCTTCTTTTCTCTCTTCATCCTAGAATACACTACAAAGATGGAGAAGCCAGTGGTTTAAAGGATTCACCGCCTTTTGCTTCATTTGTGCTACAGTACTAACACTATAGCGAAGCCAGAGTCCCCGTAAGCCTTGTTAAAAAAGGCCCTAAGTACTTCGGCGTGATTTACCCCTACAAATCAAGGATGAATGGTGTGTCGATACCAAAATATATCATCTTAGTATCTAGCCGACAAGAAGTTTCTAAATCAAAGAAAAAGCATGAGGAAGAAAAGGGCCAAAAGATTGAATGGTCCGAGAGGAGGTTGAAGTGGGCAACCTTAGTTTATGCAAAAGGTGCTAACCCCTTGTACGAGTTCAAGGCTTCGAACTAAAAAAGGTCACACTAAGTTCTTGTCCGTAGAACTACCGAACTAAACATATATCCTTAGCCAATATCACACTAATATAAGATTCTTGACTTGGGAATTTACAACCCTTGACTAAGCACACAAACTAGCTTGGAGAATTAAACCTAGTTGACATCCAAAAAAGAGTGGAACACCGAGGTAAACACAAAAGAACAAATGCAAGAATGAAAGAGGTAGACAAAAGACATCAAGACCCCCCTGATTTCGGGTAACTAACAATACCCTACCAAATCCACATTGGAGTAATGAAAAGTCACCAAGACTTATCTATGCTCCTAAAAACTCAAGTATCCAGAGCCCCCTGGTTTCAGCTAACTACCACTACCCTAATCCACGTTGGAGTAATGAAAAGTCACTAAGACTTAGTTATGCTCCATTAACATAATAAACTCCAATATCCATAATTCAATTCTCCTTCCATTTTTATTTACATGTTgtaggtttgtcctaagtcaaacatttgTATATTTGACCACCgattttaaaaatatatatattggcCCATGACATAAAATTTATATTTTAGATTCCTTACGGAAAATACTTTCAAAATATGCAACTCATAAACTAtaagtttttttttgaaataatgtTTGATTCGGGATAAACATAACGTGACATGTAAAAAAGAGCGAGCAACTACCCATGTTTTAAACTCGTAGGGCCAACTCACAGAGTAGCTGGCTAGCTGCAGAGAGGTGACAGACCGACAGTGGACCAACACGCCCACAATAATTAGGATCAGACTGAGGACATTGCTTGCAGTCGCTCGATGGACGAGTTACAGCCTGGACATCCAGCGTGGAAGTATCAAAGTTCAGAGTTTGGCTCGTTTCCCACGAGTTTTGACGCTAATCCGATCCAAAGTTAGTGGAAAAGGCAACGAAAACTGTGAGGACACGGAGTCGCTGCGGCATTTTTActtcggccttgtttagattaccccaaaatttcaagttttttcactctctctccatcacatcaatttttagccacttgcatggagcattaaatgtagataaaaaaaataactaattgcacagtttagttggaaatcacgagatgaatcttttgaacttagttggtccacgattggacaatatttaccaaataagacgaaagtgctactattcatcgggttgaaattttcttcaatctaaacaaggccttcggCGAAATTGATCTGCGTGGTTGTCTGGTTGACCAGTGTTTTTAGCTTTTCCCCGCAGGCAACGAAGCTTTTAATGCAcctgttcgtttcgctaaaaaaacaagttaaaatactgttccggttgatttgttgtgagagaaaaacacggttccggctaaaaaaagaagctgaaaagtacggattacaaGAGAAGCGATCA harbors:
- the LOC136540460 gene encoding zinc finger protein GAI-ASSOCIATED FACTOR 1-like — encoded protein: MEVEATPTTAVSSSGGAAQLPPPGPPAKKKRALPGMPDPDAEVIALSPKTLLATNRFVCEICKKGFQRDQNLQLHRRGHNLPWKLRQRSGKEVRKRVYVCPEPSCVHHDPSRALGDLTGIKKHFCRKHGEKKWKCDKCSKKYAVQSDWKAHVKTCGSREYRCDCGTLFSRRDSFITHRAFCDALAEESAKARAEAPPAEDGSSAAAVVPPPAPPPPPPPAPLRQQPPPPAPHHAEQRNEPETNATEPVQFAPPPPPQVPVLSQTSVSAANVSAGSSSSVAGTSQSLLGGMFAPSSMASAPQFQNLVGGVGRPERALPAKPPSLCLATDASSSIFSAPVSAERQQFAPPPPPSPSPSPHMSATALLQKAAQMGATSSSSSFLRGLGLDVSSSPGASSSGQQHHQEAAMQVSLPDTSLQQWPPRLEPEPAPGLSAGLGLGLPYDSTGAQVCLPELMMGQSSLFSGKPATLDFLGLGMSPTGAPAGRGLPAFIQPIGMAGTGAGAAETFGAGRGAQATPWERNPSSSPIL